The Anaeromyxobacter sp. Fw109-5 genomic interval GCTGAGCGGCCGGCCCGCCATCCTCCACCCGCTGCACCACGCGCGGGCCGCACCCGGCCCTGCCCGCGCGCACGCGACACCCCGCTCTCGAGGAGCTCCATGTCCTCCGCGCCCCTCTCCCCTCTTCCCCGGCGCCGCCGCGCCGACACCCGGGCGACCTCCCTCGCCCTCGCGCCGGTGGGCCTCGAGCGGGGGAGCCCGTGACCGCGCCGCTCGTCCCGCTCTTCGTGAAGCTGGCCGGCCGCCGCGTGGTCGTGGTGGGCGGCGGCGCGATGGCCGCGGTGCGCGTGCGCCAGCTGGCCGAGGCGGAGGCGCGCGTCGCCGTCGTGGCGCCGGAGGTGCGCGACGACGTCGCGGCGCTCGCGGTCGAGGTCCACCGGCGCCCGTTCCGGGACGGCGACCTCGACGGCGCCTGGTTCGTGGTCGCGGCGGCGACGCAGGCGGTGAACCGGGACGTGGCCTCCGCCGCGGAGGCCCGGCGGATCCTGGTCAACGCGGTGGACGATCCGGACAGCGCGACGGCTTACACGGCCGGCGTGGTCCGGCGCGGCGACGCGACCGTCGCGATCTCCACCGGCGGCCGCGCGCCGGCGCTCGCGGGCCTCCTGCGCGAGGCGCTCGACGCGCTCCTCCCGCGCGACGTCGCCTCCTGGGTGGACACCGCCGAGGCCGAGCGGGACGGCTGGAAGCGCGCCCGCGTGCCCCTCGCGACGCGCCGCCCGCTCCTGCTCGAGAAGCTGAACGCCCTCTACGCGCGGGCGCCGTCGCCGGGAACCGCCGGGCCGCTGCCGCCGGGCTTCGTGTCGCTCGTGGGGGCGGGCCCCGGCGATCCGGGGCTGCTCACCCGCCGCGCGGCGGAGCGGCTCGCCCAGGCGGACGTGGTCCTCTACGACGCGCTCGTGGACGGGGACGTGCTGCGCCTCGCGCCGCAGGCCCACTGCTTCCACGTCGGGAAGCGCGCCGGGCGTCCCAGCGTCTCGCAGCGCGCCATCGAGCGGCTCCTCGTCGGCGCCGCCCGGCAGGGCAAGCGCGTCGTCCGGCTGAAGTGCGGCGACCCGTTCGTCTTCGGGCGCGGCGGCGAGGAGGCGCAGGCGCTCGCCGCGGCCGGGGTCCCGTTCGAGGTCGTGCCGGGGGTCTCCTCCGCCATCTCCGCGCCCGCGCTCGCCGGCATCCCGGTGACCCACCGCGGGCTCGCCGCCGGCTTCTCGGTGATCGCCGGCCACGACGAGGCCAGCTACGGCCCCGTCCTGGATCGGCTCGGCGCGGGGACGACCCTCACCCTCGTCGTCCTCATGGGAGTCGGGGAGCGGGCCCGGATCGCGGCGCGGCTCCTCGCTCGCGGGTGGGATCGCGAGACGCCCGCGGCGATCGTGCTCGGCGCCTCGACGCCCGCCGCCTTCGCCTGGAGCGGCACGCTCGCGGAGCTCCGCGACGCCGCGCTGCCGCCGGAGCGCGCGAGCCTCCCCGGCACGCTCGTCATCGGCGCCGTGGCCGCCCT includes:
- the cobA gene encoding uroporphyrinogen-III C-methyltransferase, producing MTAPLVPLFVKLAGRRVVVVGGGAMAAVRVRQLAEAEARVAVVAPEVRDDVAALAVEVHRRPFRDGDLDGAWFVVAAATQAVNRDVASAAEARRILVNAVDDPDSATAYTAGVVRRGDATVAISTGGRAPALAGLLREALDALLPRDVASWVDTAEAERDGWKRARVPLATRRPLLLEKLNALYARAPSPGTAGPLPPGFVSLVGAGPGDPGLLTRRAAERLAQADVVLYDALVDGDVLRLAPQAHCFHVGKRAGRPSVSQRAIERLLVGAARQGKRVVRLKCGDPFVFGRGGEEAQALAAAGVPFEVVPGVSSAISAPALAGIPVTHRGLAAGFSVIAGHDEASYGPVLDRLGAGTTLTLVVLMGVGERARIAARLLARGWDRETPAAIVLGASTPAAFAWSGTLAELRDAALPPERASLPGTLVIGAVAALQLTSRHARGRAGAPLAARTEIA